The DNA sequence TCACTTAAAAGGCTGGAAAAGCTCCATGAAAGAAATCCAGAAAACATGAAAATATACATGGATTTGGATGATTGGAAATACTATTTAGACCATCCAGATGAGATTATAGAAGATGGGAAAACCATAATCACTGAAAAATTAACATTAGGTAAATTAGAAATGGAATTACTCAATTTCATAAAAAATGAAAAGCCACAGTCAATAAGGGAACTTGCAAGAATGATTCATAAAGATATAAGGACCGTGCATCCTAAAGTAAAGGAATTAGAGAAAGAAGGGCTTATTAAATTAAAAGATGGTCCTAAAAATAAGAAGATTCCAGTGATGAACTACGATAAAATAGAAAT is a window from the Methanobacterium sp. genome containing:
- a CDS encoding MarR family transcriptional regulator, which translates into the protein MKITLIREIKGNELIKEFEKTYGSLKRLEKLHERNPENMKIYMDLDDWKYYLDHPDEIIEDGKTIITEKLTLGKLEMELLNFIKNEKPQSIRELARMIHKDIRTVHPKVKELEKEGLIKLKDGPKNKKIPVMNYDKIEIAV